In Synechococcus sp. RS9909, one genomic interval encodes:
- a CDS encoding DUF3153 domain-containing protein — MSTPTAAAEAALERGDYGQCLQLLEPLAAEHPITDPLGAHLRMLMVTAWMGQGQEEKALSTCRLLTRCKDSEMRNRARQLLTVLEAPSLQRPARWSMQLPTLAIDPQLGAPPQSARRRPRQLPAAPPPPPTGPTQAAAPGFAVVVLAALLGLTLLLGGCGRLTADIHLPGPDRIQLGWSTASENDQLLPWQGRLAASLDATGDDWTLHSSDHGQQEFASAVLRSQDAEALWQRSVAVAAAAAGLHLPPPQLSLQERNWFLGVQQRLELSLDLSPLQDLPLPALDVRIQPAPSRRAQHGAPNRAERQGNALIWSLEPGRVNQLSMHFWRWNPLGIGSVAVVLLLAISLLLQRLRLTMGFGYPELPS; from the coding sequence ATGAGCACGCCCACGGCAGCGGCGGAGGCCGCCCTCGAACGGGGGGATTACGGCCAGTGCCTGCAGCTGTTGGAGCCGCTCGCCGCGGAGCACCCGATCACGGATCCCCTGGGCGCCCATCTGCGCATGCTGATGGTCACCGCCTGGATGGGCCAGGGCCAGGAGGAAAAAGCCCTGAGCACCTGCCGGCTGCTCACCCGCTGCAAAGACAGCGAGATGCGCAACCGCGCCCGCCAACTGCTCACGGTGCTGGAGGCGCCCAGCCTGCAGCGACCGGCCCGCTGGTCGATGCAACTGCCAACACTGGCGATCGATCCTCAGCTGGGGGCACCCCCTCAATCAGCACGGCGCCGACCTCGTCAGCTGCCGGCCGCTCCACCGCCGCCGCCCACAGGGCCAACCCAGGCAGCGGCTCCGGGTTTTGCTGTCGTGGTGCTGGCCGCGCTGCTGGGGCTCACCCTGCTGTTGGGGGGTTGTGGTCGCCTGACCGCAGACATTCACCTGCCCGGCCCCGACCGGATCCAACTGGGCTGGAGCACCGCCAGTGAGAACGACCAGCTGCTTCCCTGGCAGGGGCGGCTGGCGGCCAGTCTCGACGCCACAGGGGATGACTGGACGCTGCACAGCAGCGACCACGGGCAGCAGGAGTTTGCAAGCGCCGTCCTGCGGAGTCAGGACGCTGAAGCGCTCTGGCAGCGCAGCGTGGCGGTCGCTGCCGCAGCGGCCGGACTGCACCTCCCTCCACCGCAGCTGAGCCTGCAGGAGCGCAACTGGTTCCTCGGAGTGCAACAGCGGCTGGAGCTCAGCCTTGATCTGAGCCCGCTGCAGGACTTGCCCCTGCCTGCCCTGGACGTGCGCATCCAACCGGCACCCTCACGCCGGGCCCAGCACGGTGCACCGAATCGAGCGGAGCGCCAGGGCAACGCCCTGATCTGGTCCCTGGAGCCGGGCCGGGTCAACCAGCTGTCGATGCACTTCTGGCGCTGGAATCCGCTGGGCATCGGCAGTGTGGCCGTGGTGCTGCTGCTGGCGATCAGCCTGCTGTTGCAGCGGCTGAGACTGACCATGGGGTTCGGCTATCCAGAACTCCCCTCGTGA
- the priA gene encoding primosomal protein N' produces MTEVDVWLEAGRDGRSFTYSDARGLGVGLGDLVRVSLRGRPLQGLVIACRPSGSSLLSPGDPPPSALQPVEALLQRAAVEPRWRQWLDAMAVRCHTSSFRMLKAALPPGWLGQRVARPSAAPELWWVEPVLQPVDADTRAQGETALPPRQAALHAALMQCGGTWQRQLQADGFGPHLIQALVRRGLARRERRPAPALAITSVASDAGGRTLTDEQQQVLEAFAQQPSGGGMVLWGVTGSGKTEVYLQLAARELAAGRHVLLLTPEIGLIPQLVDRCRRRFGSQVLEYHSGCRERERVLTWRRSLEAETPLVVVGTRSAVFLPLEPLGLIVLDEEHDSSYKQESPMPCYHARDMALERVRHLGGRLLLGSATPSLETWLQRSPAGPLALARLSRRISSQPLPPVHVIDMRAELQDGHRRLISRALMDRLALLPERGEQAVVLVPRRGYSSFLSCRSCGEVVQCPHCDVALTVHGSQPGRQWLRCHWCDHRAEVEASCRHCGSLAFKPFGAGTQRVLEQLAQELEGLRLLRFDRDTTGGRDGHRRLLEQFAAGEADVLVGTQMLAKGMDLPRVTLAAVLAADGLLHRPDLRAGEQALQLLLQLAGRAGRGEKPGQVLVQTYSPDHPVIRHLVDGRYERFLEAERTVRQQAGLVPFSRACLLRLSGPSASGTATAASVLAERLRPLCAAADWQLLGPAPAPVARVAGRSRWQLLLHGPQGSDLPLPAGTALWEALPADVALAVDPDPLAL; encoded by the coding sequence ATGACTGAGGTGGATGTCTGGTTGGAAGCGGGACGCGACGGCCGCAGCTTCACCTACAGCGACGCCAGGGGGCTGGGTGTGGGTCTCGGTGATCTCGTGCGGGTGTCCCTGCGTGGTAGGCCCCTGCAGGGACTGGTGATCGCCTGCCGCCCCTCTGGTTCCTCGCTGCTTTCGCCTGGGGATCCGCCGCCTTCGGCGTTGCAACCGGTGGAGGCATTGCTGCAGCGCGCTGCTGTGGAGCCCCGCTGGCGCCAATGGCTGGATGCCATGGCAGTGCGCTGTCATACCAGTTCGTTTCGCATGCTCAAGGCGGCCCTGCCGCCTGGATGGCTTGGGCAGCGCGTGGCGCGGCCCAGCGCCGCCCCTGAGCTCTGGTGGGTGGAGCCCGTGCTTCAGCCCGTCGATGCCGACACGCGTGCTCAGGGTGAGACGGCGTTGCCTCCACGTCAGGCGGCGCTGCATGCGGCCTTAATGCAGTGCGGTGGCACCTGGCAGCGGCAGCTCCAGGCCGATGGATTCGGCCCCCATCTGATTCAGGCTCTGGTGCGCCGGGGCCTGGCGCGGCGCGAGCGGCGTCCGGCTCCAGCGCTTGCGATCACCTCAGTGGCGTCGGATGCTGGCGGCCGCACCCTCACCGACGAACAGCAGCAGGTTCTCGAAGCCTTTGCTCAGCAGCCCTCAGGCGGGGGGATGGTGCTGTGGGGGGTGACTGGTTCCGGCAAGACCGAGGTGTATCTGCAGCTGGCGGCCCGTGAATTGGCCGCCGGCCGCCATGTGCTCCTGCTCACTCCAGAAATCGGCCTGATTCCCCAGTTGGTGGATCGTTGTCGGCGCCGCTTCGGCAGCCAGGTGCTCGAATATCACAGCGGCTGCAGGGAGCGGGAGCGGGTGCTCACCTGGCGCCGCAGCCTCGAGGCGGAGACGCCGCTTGTGGTGGTGGGAACCCGCTCTGCGGTGTTTCTTCCCTTGGAACCGCTCGGGCTGATCGTGCTGGATGAGGAGCACGACAGTTCCTACAAGCAGGAGTCGCCCATGCCCTGTTACCACGCGCGGGATATGGCCCTGGAACGGGTGCGACATCTGGGCGGCCGGCTGCTGCTCGGCAGCGCCACCCCCTCCCTGGAAACCTGGCTGCAGCGGTCGCCCGCCGGTCCTCTGGCCCTGGCGCGCCTCAGCCGGCGCATCTCCAGCCAACCCCTGCCTCCGGTGCATGTGATCGACATGCGCGCAGAACTGCAGGATGGCCATCGACGCTTGATCAGTCGTGCCCTGATGGATCGCCTGGCGCTGCTGCCGGAGCGGGGGGAGCAGGCCGTGGTGCTGGTGCCGCGGCGCGGCTACAGCAGCTTTCTCAGTTGTCGCAGCTGTGGTGAGGTGGTGCAGTGTCCGCACTGCGATGTGGCCCTCACGGTGCATGGCAGCCAGCCCGGGCGGCAGTGGCTGCGTTGTCACTGGTGTGATCATCGCGCCGAGGTGGAGGCGTCCTGTCGCCATTGCGGTTCCCTCGCCTTCAAGCCTTTCGGTGCCGGCACCCAGCGGGTTCTGGAACAGCTGGCCCAGGAACTGGAGGGGCTGCGTCTGCTGCGCTTCGACCGCGACACCACCGGTGGGCGCGACGGCCATCGCCGTCTGCTGGAGCAGTTCGCTGCCGGGGAGGCGGATGTGCTGGTGGGAACCCAGATGCTGGCGAAAGGGATGGACCTGCCCCGCGTCACCCTCGCTGCGGTGCTCGCTGCGGATGGGTTGCTGCATCGCCCCGATCTGCGCGCCGGAGAGCAGGCCCTGCAGTTGCTCCTGCAACTGGCCGGCCGGGCCGGCCGCGGCGAAAAACCCGGTCAGGTGCTGGTGCAGACCTACTCCCCCGACCATCCCGTCATCCGCCATCTGGTGGATGGACGCTATGAGCGCTTTCTTGAAGCGGAGAGGACCGTGCGGCAGCAGGCGGGCCTGGTGCCCTTCAGTCGGGCCTGCCTGCTGCGCTTGTCGGGGCCCTCGGCTTCAGGCACCGCCACCGCCGCCAGTGTTCTGGCGGAACGGTTGCGCCCGCTCTGCGCCGCCGCCGATTGGCAGCTGCTCGGGCCTGCGCCGGCTCCGGTGGCCCGCGTGGCGGGGCGCAGTCGCTGGCAGCTGCTGCTCCACGGTCCGCAGGGGAGTGACCTGCCCCTGCCAGCCGGAACGGCTCTCTGGGAGGCCTTGCCCGCGGATGTGGCCCTGGCGGTCGACCCTGACCCGCTCGCCCTCTGA
- the rpoD gene encoding RNA polymerase sigma factor RpoD, producing MSPAATTSAAAKPAIVMVADANGQPKTVKAAEKKPAATKGKVAAKSTTKSSRSRSAGLKPGETLNAAADALLAAADQKSASKATGKTAAAKTASTKKASTKDAAAKDAAANAATAKPETTAAAEKDAKAKALASIKVGPKGVYTEDSIRVYLQEIGRIRLLRPDEEIELARKIADLLLLEELAAQFESDNGREPDTKEWAALVEMPVIKFRRRLMLGRRAKEKMVQSNLRLVVSIAKKYMNRGLSFQDLIQEGSLGLIRAAEKFDHEKGYKFSTYATWWIRQAITRAIADQSRTIRLPVHLYETISRIKKTTKVLSQEFGRKPTEEEIAESMEMTIEKLRFIAKSAQLPISLETPIGKEEDSRLGDFIEADIENPEQDVAKNLLREDLEGVLATLSPRERDVLRLRYGLDDGRMKTLEEIGQIFDVTRERIRQIEAKALRKLRHPNRNGVLKEYIK from the coding sequence ATGAGCCCTGCTGCGACGACATCCGCTGCGGCCAAACCCGCCATCGTGATGGTGGCCGATGCCAACGGACAGCCCAAAACGGTGAAGGCAGCGGAGAAAAAGCCCGCAGCGACGAAGGGGAAGGTGGCCGCTAAGTCGACGACCAAATCGAGCCGCAGCCGCTCGGCAGGTCTCAAGCCTGGCGAGACTCTCAATGCTGCCGCCGATGCCCTGCTCGCTGCGGCTGATCAGAAATCCGCCAGCAAGGCCACCGGCAAGACAGCGGCCGCCAAGACCGCCTCAACCAAAAAAGCCAGCACCAAAGACGCCGCCGCCAAAGACGCTGCAGCCAACGCAGCCACAGCCAAGCCTGAAACGACGGCAGCAGCCGAAAAGGATGCCAAAGCCAAAGCCTTGGCCAGCATCAAAGTCGGTCCGAAAGGGGTCTACACCGAAGATTCGATCCGGGTCTATCTCCAGGAGATCGGCCGCATCCGTCTGCTCCGTCCAGACGAAGAGATCGAACTGGCCCGCAAAATCGCCGATCTGCTCCTCCTTGAAGAACTGGCCGCTCAGTTCGAGAGCGACAACGGCCGCGAACCCGACACCAAGGAATGGGCTGCCCTGGTGGAGATGCCGGTGATCAAGTTCCGCCGTCGTTTGATGCTCGGCCGACGGGCCAAGGAAAAAATGGTGCAGTCCAATCTGCGCCTGGTGGTGTCAATCGCCAAGAAATACATGAATCGGGGCCTGAGCTTCCAGGATCTGATCCAGGAAGGCAGCCTGGGCCTGATTCGCGCCGCCGAGAAGTTCGACCACGAAAAGGGCTACAAGTTCTCGACGTACGCCACCTGGTGGATCCGTCAGGCGATCACCCGCGCCATCGCCGACCAGTCCCGCACCATCCGTCTGCCGGTGCACCTCTACGAGACCATCTCACGGATCAAGAAAACCACCAAGGTGCTCAGCCAGGAATTCGGTCGCAAACCCACCGAAGAGGAGATCGCCGAATCGATGGAGATGACCATCGAAAAGCTGCGCTTCATCGCCAAGAGCGCCCAGCTGCCGATCTCCCTTGAAACGCCGATCGGCAAGGAAGAGGATTCCCGCCTGGGCGACTTCATCGAAGCCGACATCGAGAACCCCGAGCAGGATGTGGCCAAGAACCTCTTGCGTGAAGACCTCGAAGGTGTGCTGGCGACCCTGAGTCCACGCGAGCGCGATGTGCTGCGTCTTCGCTATGGCCTCGATGACGGCCGCATGAAAACCCTCGAGGAGATCGGCCAAATCTTCGATGTGACGCGAGAGCGCATCCGTCAGATCGAGGCGAAGGCGCTGCGCAAGCTGCGTCACCCCAACCGCAATGGCGTGCTCAAGGAATACATCAAGTGA